From a region of the Hemibagrus wyckioides isolate EC202008001 linkage group LG06, SWU_Hwy_1.0, whole genome shotgun sequence genome:
- the LOC131355084 gene encoding trace amine-associated receptor 13c-like, with the protein MNLMEVNQSDRCEHFSCPERSVSPAVYILLYVCSAAVVLLTVCGNLLVIISVLHFKQLHTPTNMLVLSLAVSDFLIGALLMPSMFIWTIESCWIFGKDFCIVFLFISGVLMTLSIYSVVLIAVDRYVALSNPFLYTNTVSRRRICIVIYSNCSVCLVYVITIFYFNFIDSVLCPGECIYFLNADWAVIDLIYSFIFPLSVIIILYTRVFVIAKKHATAIRELNNHTRPKTQKITSHSMKSERKAAKVLGILVSVFLVCLLPYFIYSLLGDVIEIQTETIKKLIIILYLNSTINPVIYALFYPWFRRCIKLIITLRIFQTDSALISVL; encoded by the coding sequence ATGAACCTGATGGAGGTTAATCAGTCTGATCGCTGTGAGCATTTCTCCTGTCCAGAGAGATCTGTATCTCCTGCAGTTTATATCTTACTGTAcgtgtgttcagctgctgtggttctgctaacagtgtgtggaaatctgctggtcatcatctctgttcttcacttcaagcagcttcacacaccaaccaacatgctggtgctctctctggctgtgtcgGATTTCCTCATTGGGGCTTTACTCATGCCATCTATGTTCATCTGGACGATTGAGTCATGTTGGATTTTTGGGAAAGAtttttgcattgtttttttgttcattagTGGTGTCCTCATGACCCTATCCATCTATAGTGTTGTTCTGATCGCTGTAGATCGGTATGTGGCTCTCTCAAACCCCtttctctacacaaacacagtcagTAGGAGGAGGATTTGCATTGTGATTTATTCCAACTGTTCTGTGTGTCTGGTTTATGTCATAACAATCTTTTATTTCAACTTCATAGATTCTGTATTGTGTCCTGgagaatgtatttattttctgaatgcGGACTGGGCTGTAATTGATctcatatattcatttatatttccactttctgtcataatcatattgtatactcgagtttttgtgattgctaagaaacatgccactgctatcagagagcttaataatcacacacggcctaaaacacagaaaatcacctcacactccatgaaatctgagagaaaagcagctaaagtcctcggcattttagtgtctgtgtttctggtgtgtttacttccatattttatttacagtttattagGTGATGTTAttgaaatacagacagaaactATTAAGAAACTCATTATCATACTTTATCTTAATTCCACCATTAATCCAGTTATTTATGCTCTGTTTTATCCGTGGTTTAGGAGGTGCATTAAATTAATCATAACTCTGAGAATATTCCAAACAGACTCTGCATTAATCAGTGTTCtttaa
- the LOC131355061 gene encoding trace amine-associated receptor 13c-like, with translation MNLTEFNQSDRCEHFSCPERSVSPAVYILLYVCSAAVVLLTVCGNLLVIISVLHFKQLHTPTNMLVLSLAVSDFLIGALLMPSMFIWTIESCWVFGNDFCVIFLLIGGVLMSSSIYNVVLIAIDRYVALSNPFLYTNTVTRRRMCIVIYSNWSVCLVYVITVFYFNGNFMNFLMCPGECFYFLNEVWSVIDLIYSCIFPLSVIIILYTRVFVIAKKHATAIRELNNHTRPKTQKITSHSMKSERKAAKVLGILVSVFLVSLLPYFIYSFFGDVIKLQTETFQKLIIVTYLNSTINPVIYALFYLWFRRCIKLIITLRIFQKDSALHSVLS, from the coding sequence ATGAACCTGacagagtttaatcagtctgatcgctgtgagcatttctcctgtccagagagatctgtatctcctgcagtttatatcttactgtacgtgtgttcagctgctgtggttctgctaacagtgtgtggaaatctgctggtcatcatctctgttcttcacttcaagcagcttcacacaccaaccaacatgctggtgctctctctggctgtgtcgGATTTCCTCATTGGGGCTTTACTCATGCCATCTATGTTCATCTGGACAATTGAGTCATGCTGGGTTTTTGGAAATGATTtctgtgtcatttttttgttgattgGTGGTGTCCTCATGAGCTCATCAATCTATAATGTTGTTCTGATTGCTATAGATCGGTATGTGGCTCTTTCAAACCCCTTTCTCTACACGAACACAGTCACTAGGAGGAGGATGTGCATTGTGATTTATTCTAACTGGTCTGTGTGTCTGGTGTATGTCATAAcagtcttttattttaatggaaACTTCATGAATTTTCTAATGTGTCCTggagaatgtttttattttctgaatgaGGTTTGGTCTGTAATTGATCTTATATATTCATGTATTTTTCCACTTTCTGTCATAATCATATTGTATACTCGAGTTTTTGTGATTGCTAAGAAACATGCCACTGCTATCAGAGagcttaataatcacacacggcctaaaacacagaaaatcacctcacactccatgaaatctgagagaaaagcagctaaagtcctcggcattttagtgtctgtgtttctggtcagtttacttccatattttatttacagtttttttgGTGATGTTATAAAACTACAGacagaaacatttcagaaactcATTATTGTAACTTATCTCAATTCCACCATTAATCCAGTTATTTATGCTCTGTTTTACCTGTGGTTCAGGAGGTGCATTAAATTAATCATAACTCTGCGAATATTCCAAAAAGACTCTGCATTACACAGTGTTCTTTCATGA